The following proteins come from a genomic window of Microtus ochrogaster isolate Prairie Vole_2 chromosome 7, MicOch1.0, whole genome shotgun sequence:
- the LOC101995523 gene encoding FLYWCH family member 2 isoform X2 — MLQPKPSEQEGESMKASQEPAPQPGTDVVPAAPRKPRKCSKLVLLTASKDSAKVAAAKRKGVHCIMSLGVPGPATLAKALLKTHPEAQWAIEAAPQEPEQKRSKLDLDAGGPEDSGESEVSSSSPEGSPAFPEAPSPSP; from the exons atGCTCCAACCCAAGCCCAGTGAGCAGGAGGGTGAGAGCATGAAGGCCAGCcaggagccagctccccagcctggCACAGATGTGGTCCCAGCAGCCCCCAGGAAGCCCAGAAAATGTTCCAAACTGGTCCTGCTGACAGCTTCCAAAGACAGCGCCAAAGTGGCCGCGGCCAAACGCAAAGGAGTGCACTGCATCATGTCCCTGGGGGTGCCAGGCCCCGCCACCCTGGCCAAGGCCCTCCTCAAGACTCACCCCGAGGCTCAATGGGCCATTGAAGCAGCCCCCCAGGAGCCTGAACAGAAGCGCAGCAAGCTGGACCTGG ATGCAGGTGGCCCTGAAGACAGTGGAGAGTCTGAGGTGTCGTCTTCAAGTCCTGAGGGGAGCCCTGCGTTCCCTGAGGCACCCAGCCCTTCCCCTTAA